From Bacteroidota bacterium, the proteins below share one genomic window:
- a CDS encoding NAD(P)H-dependent oxidoreductase subunit E has translation MAAKHNNLLIAILEEIQKHYNYLPEKILREISDQLKIPLRDIYGVATFYKAFSLKPRGKHLLSACLGTACHVRGTKSVVVEIEKQLGIKSGETTTDNEFTFETVNCLGACALGPIVVVDGNYFTSVKKQMVKQVIDQTLKGHDLTDIENDKRIFPLSVNCPQCNHTLMDNTHTLDGYPSIRVTISFNGLHGWHRLSSLYGSYMYESEHQRSLGSIANYFCPHCHSELSGSVKCPECSTSMIPMIINSGGVVQVCPKRGCKGHILDI, from the coding sequence TTGGCTGCAAAACACAATAATCTTCTTATAGCCATTTTAGAAGAAATTCAAAAACATTATAATTATTTACCTGAAAAAATTCTTAGAGAAATTTCAGACCAGTTGAAAATACCGTTGAGGGACATTTATGGAGTCGCTACATTTTATAAAGCTTTCAGTTTAAAGCCGAGAGGAAAACATCTTTTATCCGCCTGTTTGGGAACTGCATGCCATGTCAGAGGAACAAAATCTGTTGTCGTAGAAATTGAAAAACAACTCGGCATTAAATCCGGTGAAACAACAACTGATAATGAATTTACTTTTGAAACTGTTAATTGTTTAGGCGCATGCGCTCTTGGTCCGATTGTCGTAGTTGATGGTAATTATTTTACCAGCGTAAAAAAACAAATGGTAAAACAGGTTATTGATCAAACTTTAAAAGGTCATGATTTAACAGATATTGAAAATGATAAGAGGATTTTTCCATTAAGCGTCAATTGTCCGCAATGCAATCATACCCTTATGGATAATACGCATACTCTTGATGGATATCCGTCTATCAGGGTTACAATTTCTTTTAACGGTTTGCACGGATGGCATCGCCTGTCCTCTTTATATGGCAGCTATATGTATGAGTCGGAACATCAGCGATCTTTAGGCAGTATAGCGAATTATTTTTGCCCCCATTGCCATTCCGAACTATCCGGATCAGTAAAGTGTCCTGAATGCAGTACAAGCATGATACCCATGATAATTAACAGTGGCGGTGTTGTTCAGGTATGCCCGAAGCGCGGCTGTAAAGGTCATATATTGGATATATAA
- a CDS encoding 2Fe-2S iron-sulfur cluster-binding protein, with protein MKITIDGINFDAPKGWTILESAKFLGLEIPTLCYNEGLSPWGGCRLCIVELFTGKTSKLVSSCTYPVEEDLIIKTSTKRVLNARKMVLELLIAQCPTSKVLQDLAARIGLQQVRFTPRWEKCIYCGLCVRMCQEQMVAGAIGFVNRGNKLKINTPFDKTSEECRRCGGCMYICPVCMSRCEGINPETVLCGRCENSLQPTCTELNDNFNCWMGLKGDCGTCVSEKSKIK; from the coding sequence ATGAAAATTACTATTGACGGGATAAATTTTGATGCACCTAAGGGCTGGACTATTCTTGAATCAGCAAAATTTCTTGGACTGGAAATTCCGACATTATGTTATAATGAAGGTCTTTCACCGTGGGGGGGATGTCGTTTATGCATTGTTGAATTATTTACAGGCAAAACATCAAAACTGGTTTCTTCTTGCACTTACCCGGTCGAAGAAGACTTGATTATTAAAACCTCTACAAAGAGAGTTTTAAATGCAAGAAAAATGGTACTTGAGCTGCTTATCGCCCAATGTCCTACTTCAAAAGTGCTTCAGGATTTGGCAGCAAGAATAGGTTTACAGCAAGTCAGGTTTACGCCCAGATGGGAAAAGTGCATTTATTGCGGATTATGTGTCAGGATGTGCCAGGAACAAATGGTGGCGGGCGCAATTGGATTTGTTAATAGAGGCAATAAACTGAAGATCAATACGCCGTTTGATAAAACTTCCGAAGAATGCCGCAGATGTGGAGGATGCATGTATATATGCCCTGTATGTATGTCAAGATGTGAAGGCATAAATCCTGAAACAGTCCTTTGTGGAAGATGTGAAAACTCGCTTCAGCCGACCTGTACTGAACTAAACGATAATTTCAATTGCTGGATGGGCCTTAAAGGTGATTGCGGTACTTGTGTTTCTGAAAAATCTAAAATAAAGTAA
- a CDS encoding sigma-54 dependent transcriptional regulator: MKKQNNKKSEKILVVDDSPETLELIKRNLDSHGYFVFTSSNVSDAISFLNATPVDLVVTDLRMPQANGMQLVKHVRENYKNTEVLVITGYPSVESAVESIKLGAEEYLIKPFTDEELFSAMQKAFNKLYAAKTTQKQTLFQANIYGIIGESKAICTVFNAIEKIASTNVTALITGESGTGKELVARAIHYRGNQAAAPFVAVNCAAIPNELLESELFGYIKGAFTGANETRAGFFQTANGGTIFLDEISNTSLSMQAKLLRVLQEKEFYMVGDTKPIKVNVRIIAATNVDLLNFVKKGNFREDLFYRLNVVNIQIPPLRERENDVFLLINFFANKYAKEIGKKTIPSFTDRALEALKNYYWPGNVRELQNFMYHLIIMTDGNNIDITDLPPAMRFFIQNTPTFNKTLKEMEKEYILNVLTSVKNNKTEASKILGIDRKTLREKIKDLPFSASIE, from the coding sequence ATGAAAAAACAGAACAATAAAAAATCCGAAAAAATTCTGGTGGTTGATGATTCCCCTGAAACATTGGAATTAATTAAAAGAAATTTAGATAGCCATGGATATTTTGTTTTTACTTCATCCAATGTTTCGGATGCTATCAGTTTTTTAAATGCAACCCCTGTTGACCTTGTTGTGACTGACTTGCGGATGCCTCAGGCAAACGGCATGCAACTTGTCAAACATGTCCGCGAAAATTATAAAAACACCGAAGTTCTCGTAATAACAGGTTATCCATCTGTTGAAAGTGCGGTAGAATCCATCAAATTGGGTGCTGAAGAGTATTTAATAAAACCATTTACAGATGAAGAGCTATTTAGTGCCATGCAGAAAGCCTTTAACAAACTCTATGCAGCAAAAACAACACAAAAACAAACATTATTTCAGGCTAATATTTACGGTATTATTGGAGAATCAAAAGCAATATGCACAGTTTTTAACGCTATAGAAAAAATCGCTTCTACTAATGTAACTGCCCTGATTACAGGAGAGAGCGGAACAGGTAAAGAATTAGTTGCACGCGCCATTCATTACAGAGGTAATCAGGCAGCAGCCCCTTTTGTTGCCGTTAATTGTGCCGCTATACCCAACGAATTATTGGAGAGTGAATTATTCGGATATATTAAAGGTGCATTTACCGGGGCAAACGAAACAAGAGCCGGCTTTTTTCAAACAGCCAATGGAGGAACAATTTTTCTGGACGAGATTAGCAATACCAGTTTGTCAATGCAGGCAAAACTCCTCCGTGTATTACAAGAGAAAGAATTTTATATGGTAGGCGATACAAAACCCATCAAGGTTAATGTCAGAATTATTGCTGCCACCAATGTTGACTTACTTAATTTTGTGAAAAAAGGAAATTTCAGAGAAGATTTATTTTATCGTCTCAATGTCGTAAATATTCAGATACCACCGTTACGGGAAAGAGAAAATGATGTATTCCTGTTAATCAATTTTTTTGCAAACAAATATGCCAAAGAAATTGGTAAAAAAACAATCCCTTCATTTACTGATAGAGCATTGGAAGCACTTAAAAATTATTACTGGCCCGGTAATGTAAGAGAATTACAGAATTTCATGTATCATCTTATCATTATGACTGATGGCAATAATATTGATATTACCGACTTGCCTCCAGCGATGCGTTTCTTTATTCAGAATACTCCAACTTTTAATAAAACCCTCAAAGAAATGGAAAAGGAATATATTCTTAATGTTTTGACTTCAGTGAAAAACAACAAGACCGAAGCATCAAAAATTTTAGGAATAGACCGCAAAACATTACGCGAAAAAATAAAAGATCTTCCTTTTTCAGCATCTATTGAATAG
- a CDS encoding FAD-dependent oxidoreductase, producing the protein MKQLSSVENFVEFRKLIVNEAKDNKPCLAICAGTGGQASGSNDIMRIIKRHIIEHNLNEKISLRITGCLGFCEMDPFIIVEPGFNLYPKLKMEDVPKIINAAVKGKVIKEMLYKEPGDDKRYFSQSEIPFFKNQTRTVLGNNQKIDPIRIYNYIKIGGYSAFEKVISNPDPEWIINEVVDSGLRGRGGGGFQTGLKWKFASRSGKQRIQKFIICNADEGDPGAYMDRSMLEGNPHSIIEGMVIASIAIGATRGIIYVRTEYPLAIKHSIIAINQARGLGILGKNILGTGSDFDIEIIKGAGAFVCGEETALIKSIEGQMGQPKQRPPFPVNKGLWGFPTCINNVETLANIPVVINLGAKEYAKVGTPGNTGTKIFSLVGKIKNTGLVEVPLGTTIKDVVYKIGGGSSGKAKIKAIQTGGPSGGCIPEKMFDIPINYESLTEAGSIMGSGGMIVMDENTCMVDIARYFTNFLQEESCGKCSTCREGTKRMNEILTNITEGKGKKEDIDLLKELGPVIKDASMCGLGQTAANPLLATLRYFENEYIDHIEKKKCTAGVCKEIISSPCQYTCPLNTEVCVYVALIAKGKYKEALEIIKKDNPLPSVLARVCHHPCELKCKAGEYGEPIAIKNLKRFVTDYALQNNLVAKVKAVKKKNDNKVAIIGSGPAGLTCGFYLGQKGYEVTIFEKQDVIGGMMMLGIPEYRLPKKIVQADINYIKSAGIEIKTNSALGKDFNISDLFKKGYKAVFIATGANVSLKLDIAGEDIKGVIPGMEALINLNLNKNIEIGKRVGIIGGGNSAVDAARSALRAETSESITTVDMARSALRTTKPESVTIFYRRSMSEIPAYKEEVEGAMEEGIEFEFLTAPVRIISEKGKLKACEFVRMELGEVDESGRRVPVPVKGSEFIVELDTLIVSISEKPDVTFLQKEELEITKWSTLSINNETLETNIEGVFAGGDIVTGPNSVVAAVSAGKIAAESIDQYVQGKEVKREYKITRPSMYVEPMLLSDTELEKLLSAKRVEMPLLSPEKRKYNLIEVEQGYTEEQAKMEAMRCLRCELETQDGQKFLEKIKEIAQS; encoded by the coding sequence ATGAAGCAGTTATCTTCTGTTGAGAATTTCGTTGAGTTTCGAAAACTTATAGTAAATGAAGCGAAGGATAATAAACCTTGTTTGGCAATATGTGCAGGAACAGGGGGGCAGGCAAGCGGTTCGAATGATATTATGAGGATAATAAAACGCCACATAATAGAACACAATCTTAATGAAAAAATTTCTCTGAGAATTACAGGATGTCTCGGCTTTTGTGAAATGGACCCGTTTATCATTGTTGAACCGGGATTCAATCTGTACCCGAAGTTGAAAATGGAAGATGTTCCGAAAATCATAAATGCTGCCGTCAAAGGAAAGGTTATAAAAGAAATGCTATATAAGGAACCCGGCGATGATAAACGATATTTCTCACAATCAGAAATACCTTTTTTTAAGAATCAGACAAGGACGGTTTTGGGCAATAATCAAAAGATAGATCCAATCAGAATATACAATTATATTAAAATCGGCGGTTATTCGGCTTTTGAGAAAGTTATTTCTAATCCGGACCCCGAATGGATAATAAATGAAGTTGTTGATTCGGGATTAAGAGGACGAGGCGGAGGTGGTTTTCAGACAGGTCTCAAATGGAAATTTGCGAGCCGGTCAGGTAAGCAGAGAATTCAAAAATTTATTATTTGCAATGCCGACGAAGGAGACCCCGGCGCTTATATGGACCGCAGTATGCTGGAAGGAAACCCGCACTCCATAATTGAAGGGATGGTTATTGCCAGTATCGCTATCGGCGCCACCCGCGGTATAATCTATGTAAGAACTGAATATCCATTGGCTATTAAACATTCGATAATTGCGATAAATCAGGCACGTGGGCTGGGAATTTTAGGAAAAAACATACTAGGTACGGGGAGTGATTTCGATATTGAAATTATCAAAGGAGCAGGCGCTTTCGTATGTGGTGAAGAAACAGCGCTGATTAAATCTATTGAAGGGCAGATGGGACAACCAAAACAACGTCCGCCCTTCCCTGTAAATAAAGGTTTATGGGGATTTCCGACTTGTATAAATAATGTGGAAACATTGGCTAATATACCTGTTGTTATCAATTTGGGAGCAAAGGAATATGCAAAAGTCGGAACCCCGGGCAATACGGGAACAAAAATATTTTCTCTTGTCGGAAAAATAAAAAATACGGGCTTGGTCGAAGTACCGCTTGGAACTACAATTAAAGATGTTGTATATAAAATCGGAGGAGGTTCAAGTGGAAAAGCTAAAATAAAAGCCATTCAGACCGGGGGACCATCAGGTGGTTGTATTCCTGAAAAAATGTTTGATATTCCCATTAATTATGAGAGTCTGACTGAAGCAGGTTCAATTATGGGATCGGGTGGTATGATAGTAATGGACGAAAATACATGCATGGTTGACATTGCCAGGTACTTCACTAATTTTTTACAGGAAGAATCCTGTGGAAAATGCTCCACCTGCCGTGAAGGAACAAAAAGAATGAATGAAATCCTAACCAATATCACTGAAGGAAAAGGGAAAAAAGAAGATATTGACCTTCTGAAGGAATTAGGACCGGTAATAAAAGATGCCTCCATGTGCGGACTCGGACAAACCGCTGCAAACCCTTTGTTGGCAACTTTAAGGTATTTCGAAAATGAATATATTGACCACATAGAAAAGAAAAAATGTACTGCCGGAGTATGTAAGGAAATCATTTCTTCACCCTGTCAATATACTTGTCCATTAAATACCGAAGTATGCGTGTATGTTGCCCTTATTGCAAAGGGAAAATATAAAGAAGCACTTGAAATAATTAAAAAAGACAACCCTCTTCCTTCTGTGCTCGCACGGGTATGTCATCATCCCTGCGAACTGAAATGCAAAGCCGGTGAATACGGAGAGCCAATAGCAATAAAGAATTTAAAGCGATTTGTTACAGATTATGCTTTGCAAAACAATCTTGTAGCTAAAGTAAAAGCGGTTAAAAAGAAAAATGACAACAAAGTGGCAATTATTGGCTCGGGCCCCGCAGGACTGACTTGCGGATTTTATCTGGGACAAAAGGGTTATGAAGTTACCATATTTGAAAAACAAGATGTGATCGGAGGCATGATGATGTTAGGAATTCCAGAATACAGGCTGCCAAAGAAAATTGTACAAGCTGATATTAATTATATTAAAAGTGCAGGAATAGAAATCAAAACAAATTCGGCTTTAGGAAAGGATTTTAATATAAGCGATTTATTCAAGAAAGGCTATAAGGCTGTTTTTATTGCTACCGGTGCAAATGTGTCCTTAAAATTGGATATTGCAGGTGAAGATATCAAAGGAGTGATTCCGGGTATGGAAGCCTTGATAAATCTTAACCTTAATAAGAATATTGAAATCGGGAAACGTGTTGGAATTATCGGAGGAGGGAACTCGGCTGTTGATGCTGCAAGAAGTGCGCTGCGCGCTGAAACATCCGAAAGTATTACGACTGTCGATATGGCAAGAAGCGCACTCCGCACCACTAAACCCGAAAGTGTTACAATTTTTTACAGACGATCAATGTCTGAAATACCTGCATATAAGGAAGAGGTTGAAGGCGCAATGGAAGAAGGAATTGAGTTTGAATTTTTAACTGCTCCTGTACGAATCATCTCCGAAAAGGGCAAATTAAAAGCATGTGAGTTTGTCAGGATGGAGTTGGGCGAAGTAGATGAGTCGGGCAGAAGAGTACCAGTTCCTGTTAAAGGTTCGGAATTTATTGTCGAACTTGATACATTGATTGTATCAATCAGCGAAAAACCCGATGTTACTTTTCTTCAGAAAGAAGAATTGGAAATAACGAAATGGAGCACCCTGTCAATAAATAATGAAACGTTGGAAACAAATATTGAAGGGGTTTTTGCAGGAGGCGATATCGTTACCGGGCCCAATTCGGTAGTGGCAGCAGTTTCCGCCGGAAAAATCGCTGCCGAATCGATTGATCAGTATGTCCAGGGAAAAGAGGTAAAACGTGAATATAAAATTACAAGACCTTCCATGTATGTTGAACCTATGCTGTTATCCGATACAGAATTAGAGAAATTATTATCTGCAAAACGTGTTGAAATGCCATTACTGTCTCCTGAAAAGCGAAAATATAATTTAATTGAAGTCGAGCAAGGTTATACCGAAGAGCAAGCAAAAATGGAAGCAATGAGATGCTTGAGGTGTGAACTCGAAACACAAGACGGACAGAAGTTTCTGGAAAAAATAAAAGAAATAGCACAATCATAA
- a CDS encoding FMN-binding glutamate synthase family protein produces MSLSKINATAATLTKNRTEGSVVPTSGMCVTCIDGCIGMCEIGKSAYRGHEVIYPQPFGVITTAAEKSFPVDYSHFNIMGGVVGAHGIEADSDKAIFPAVNLEVTFGHDKGIKFKMPFMIPGIGSTDIAKNNWEGLAIGSALAGTGLTIGENVAGMDNEAVYKNGKVVDTVDLKRRVKLYLDHRQDGYGAIIVQANVEDARLGNQEYAIRELGVECVELKWGQGAKNIGGEVKIKNLKKAQMLLERGYIVLPDPTDPTVIKAFENGAFSEFERHSRVGMVTEESFAKRIEELRKAGAKYIFLKTGAYRPAALATALKFASKYKLDLLTVDGAGGGTGMSPWRMMNEWGVPPVELHSLLYQYVKQLHEKGEYIPAIAVAGGFTFEDQIFKGLAMGAPFVKLVGMARAPIAAAMVGKTIGNAIRNHQIPVYVERFGTTIDEVFVTATELRHKLGNEEFEKLPAGAIGLYTYYERLAQGLRQLMAGTRKFALEYVSRNDLAAITHEASNITGIPYIMDCDKEEAEKILAGK; encoded by the coding sequence ATGAGTTTGTCAAAAATTAATGCAACAGCAGCTACACTAACAAAAAATAGGACAGAAGGTTCTGTAGTTCCCACAAGTGGTATGTGTGTAACATGCATAGATGGCTGCATCGGTATGTGTGAAATAGGAAAATCTGCTTACCGTGGGCATGAAGTTATTTATCCGCAACCTTTTGGAGTTATTACAACGGCAGCCGAAAAATCATTCCCTGTTGATTATTCGCATTTTAATATCATGGGCGGCGTTGTTGGCGCTCATGGTATTGAAGCTGATAGTGACAAAGCAATTTTCCCGGCGGTTAATCTTGAAGTCACTTTCGGCCATGATAAAGGGATTAAATTTAAAATGCCTTTTATGATACCCGGAATTGGTTCAACGGATATCGCTAAAAATAACTGGGAGGGCTTGGCTATTGGCTCTGCATTGGCTGGTACAGGACTCACTATCGGTGAAAATGTTGCAGGTATGGACAATGAAGCGGTTTATAAGAACGGCAAAGTAGTTGATACAGTCGACTTAAAGCGCAGGGTAAAACTTTATTTAGACCACAGGCAGGATGGTTACGGCGCTATTATAGTGCAGGCAAATGTAGAGGATGCCCGGCTCGGTAATCAGGAGTATGCAATTCGGGAACTCGGTGTAGAGTGCGTTGAATTAAAGTGGGGGCAGGGCGCCAAGAATATCGGGGGTGAAGTGAAAATAAAAAACCTGAAGAAAGCCCAGATGTTGCTGGAACGCGGGTATATTGTTTTACCTGATCCGACGGATCCCACAGTCATCAAAGCATTTGAAAATGGTGCCTTCAGTGAATTTGAAAGACATTCGCGCGTGGGAATGGTGACCGAAGAATCATTCGCAAAAAGGATTGAAGAATTACGCAAAGCCGGGGCAAAATACATTTTCTTAAAAACAGGTGCTTACCGCCCTGCTGCTCTGGCAACAGCATTGAAATTTGCTTCAAAATATAAATTGGATTTATTGACAGTAGACGGCGCCGGCGGCGGAACAGGTATGAGCCCGTGGAGAATGATGAATGAATGGGGGGTGCCTCCGGTTGAATTACATTCATTATTATATCAATACGTGAAACAATTACACGAAAAAGGTGAATACATTCCGGCTATCGCTGTTGCCGGTGGTTTTACTTTCGAAGACCAGATATTCAAAGGACTCGCTATGGGTGCTCCTTTTGTAAAACTTGTCGGTATGGCGCGCGCTCCCATTGCCGCTGCAATGGTTGGAAAAACAATAGGCAATGCCATTAGAAACCATCAAATTCCCGTTTATGTAGAACGCTTCGGAACTACTATTGATGAAGTTTTTGTAACTGCAACCGAACTCAGGCATAAATTAGGAAACGAAGAATTTGAAAAACTTCCCGCAGGAGCAATTGGATTATATACTTATTACGAACGCCTTGCACAGGGCTTGCGTCAGTTAATGGCCGGTACCAGAAAATTTGCGTTGGAATATGTTTCAAGGAATGATCTTGCTGCTATTACCCATGAAGCCAGCAATATCACTGGAATCCCATATATTATGGATTGTGATAAGGAAGAAGCGGAAAAAATCCTTGCTGGTAAATAA
- a CDS encoding ATP-binding protein, which translates to MKPENSLHSTETALRERVKELVCLYGISELAHQDNLSLNELLENILKLIPPAWQYPEYTVARIILDNNHFNSAEFQDLPYRQAEKIIINEQPRGIVEVFYIKVMPDADEGPFLKEERKLIQAIARKLTLIIERKEAAEKMKLLQEQIRHADRLATIGELTAGIAHEINEPLGNILGFAQLANKNHNLPQQVKQDLEKIIKASLNAREIIKKLMYFSHQMPQLFEKVNLNQIIKEAMYFLESRCSKENINVSYFLAEQLPFIIADAIQLNQIIVNLVVNAIQAMPKGGKLTLSTSSDSEFVILRVEDTGVGISEDIKQHIFQPFFTTKKIDKGTGLGLSVVHGIVTAHQGEIKVESENGKGTKFEIKFPVTNSQK; encoded by the coding sequence ATGAAACCTGAAAATAGTTTGCATTCAACCGAAACTGCTTTGCGTGAGCGAGTCAAAGAACTTGTCTGCCTTTATGGTATTTCTGAATTAGCACATCAGGACAATTTATCCCTGAATGAACTTTTAGAAAATATTTTAAAATTAATTCCACCTGCTTGGCAATATCCTGAATACACAGTTGCAAGAATAATTTTAGACAATAATCATTTTAACTCTGCTGAATTTCAGGATTTACCTTACAGGCAAGCAGAAAAAATAATCATCAACGAACAGCCTAGAGGAATTGTAGAAGTTTTTTATATTAAAGTAATGCCTGATGCGGACGAAGGGCCATTCCTTAAAGAGGAAAGAAAACTGATTCAAGCAATTGCCCGGAAACTTACTTTAATAATTGAACGCAAAGAAGCAGCAGAAAAAATGAAATTGCTGCAAGAGCAAATCCGGCACGCTGACCGGCTTGCAACCATCGGTGAACTTACAGCAGGTATCGCACATGAAATAAATGAACCGCTTGGAAATATTCTTGGTTTTGCCCAATTAGCGAATAAAAATCATAATCTGCCGCAGCAGGTAAAACAGGATTTGGAAAAAATTATAAAAGCATCACTAAATGCCAGGGAGATAATAAAAAAATTAATGTACTTCTCTCATCAGATGCCACAGCTTTTTGAAAAGGTGAATTTAAATCAGATCATCAAAGAAGCAATGTATTTTCTTGAATCGCGATGCTCAAAAGAAAATATAAACGTTTCATATTTTCTTGCAGAACAACTCCCCTTCATTATTGCCGATGCCATTCAGTTAAATCAGATCATTGTCAACCTCGTAGTTAATGCTATTCAGGCGATGCCCAAAGGCGGCAAATTAACTCTTTCAACTTCTAGTGATTCCGAATTTGTTATATTAAGGGTTGAAGATACGGGAGTGGGAATTTCAGAGGATATTAAACAGCACATTTTCCAACCTTTTTTTACCACTAAAAAAATTGATAAAGGAACAGGATTGGGGCTTTCCGTTGTACATGGAATAGTTACCGCCCATCAAGGCGAGATTAAAGTCGAGAGTGAAAATGGGAAAGGAACAAAATTTGAAATTAAATTTCCGGTCACGAACTCTCAAAAATGA